From one Triticum urartu cultivar G1812 chromosome 3, Tu2.1, whole genome shotgun sequence genomic stretch:
- the LOC125543199 gene encoding NADH-cytochrome b5 reductase-like protein codes for MAALLMRRLAGTYRGRAPLAAAAAVGGAALFYASSNPTVAHMEEKGEDAAAKVALNPEKWLEFKLQEKATVSHDSELFRFSFDPSTKLGLDVASCLVTRAPIGQEVEGKRKYVIRPYTPISDPDSKGYFDLLIKVYPEGKMSQHFANLKPGDVLEVKGPIEKLRYSPNMKRQIGMVAGGTGITPMLQVVRAILKNPDDNTQVSLIYANVSPDDILLKKELDRLASSYPNFKVFYTVDKPSSDWRGGVGYISKDMVLKGLPGPGEDSLILVCGPPGMMNHISGNKAKDYSQGEVTGLLKDLGYTADMVYKF; via the exons ATGGCGGCTCTGCTGATGCGTAGGCTCGCCGGGACCTACCGCGGCCGCGCGCcgctggccgccgccgccgccgttggcGGGGCCGCGCTCTTCTACGCCTCGTCGAACCCCACCGTC GCGCACATGGAGGAGAAGGGGGAAGATGCCGCTGCCAAAGTTG CCCTTAACCCTGAGAAATGGTTAGAATTCAAGCTCCAGGAGAAGGCAACAGTTAGTCATGATTCAGAGCTATTCAG ATTTTCGTTTGACCCATCTACTAAGCTGGGCCTGGATGTTGCCTCATGTCTCGTAACAAG GGCCCCCATAGGTCAGGAAGTGGAGGGAAAAAGAAAATACGTCATTCGCCC GTACACACCTATCTCTGACCCAGATTCTAAAGGATATTTCGACCTATTAATCAAG GTTTATCCTGAAGGGAAAATGTCTCAGCATTTTGCTAATTTGAAGCCAGGAGATGTTCTCGAAGTCAAAGG GCCCATTGAAAAGCTCAGATATAGCCCAAATATGAAAAGACAAATTGGCATG GTTGCTGGTGGTACTGGCATAACGCCAATGCTGCAAGTTGTTAGGGCCATCCTGAAAAACCCTGATGACAACACTCAG GTTTCCTTGATCTACGCCAATGTGTCACCAGATGATATCTTGCTGAAAAAGGAGTTAGATAGACTTGCCAGCAGCTATCCTAATTTCAAG GTGTTTTATACAGTCGATAAACCATCAAGTGACTGGAGGGGTGGTGTTGGCTACATATCAAAGGACATGGTTTTGAAAGGTTTGCCAGGCCCAGGGGAGGATTCTCTTATTCTT GTTTGTGGTCCTCCTGGAATGATGAATCACATATCTGGAAATAAGGCAAAGGATTATTCACAGGGCGAG GTCACTGGCCTTCTCAAGGATTTAGGATACACGGCAGATATGGTATACAAATTTTGA